From Alosa sapidissima isolate fAloSap1 chromosome 2, fAloSap1.pri, whole genome shotgun sequence, one genomic window encodes:
- the pou2f1b gene encoding POU domain, class 2, transcription factor 1b isoform X4, with protein sequence MADGGAASQDESSGPDSKMSNPSESSKCAMESGDGNTGAQTNGLDFQRQTVQTTNAITNAHAQALLQQFKTEEADEPVASSQTGPLPQTQLMLAGGQIAGLTLTPAQQQLLLQQAQAQLLAAAVQHSASQQSSTSGANISASAATPITQIPLSQPIQITPGWDMQQLQQLQQQNPNLQQFVLVQPGLPIATQLQPAQFIISQTPQGQQTPFFSNHQLGLLQASNLLTQLPQSQANLLQTQPSITLATQPATPTRTIAATPIQPLPLTQSTPKRMDTPSLEEPSDLEELEQFAKTFKQRRIKLGFTQGDVGLAMGKLYGNDFSQTTISRFEALNLSFKNMCKLKPLLEKWLNDAVCAENLTSDQALSSPSSLGSPGLGMEGLNRRRKKRTSIETNIRVALEKSFLEQNQKPTSEEITMIADQLNMEKEVIRVWFCNRRQKEKRINPPSSGSSGTTPIKAIFSPSNPLVSSTASLVSSNTPTTLTVNPALPLTSTSVSGLTFTGKMPFTFAGTTITAAPTNTASVISATPTLVTTAAAASSPSLSPSPTGASLQTSVGDSGGGPQEGSGGSVVSHAPTPACTLASALSSGQVMVAAPGLSAALQGAQLPTSASLAAMAAAAGLNPGLMASSQFTPGGALLSLAPGGLGSALSPALMSNSTLATIQALASSGTLPITSLDGSGNLLFANASAGSTPNLVTAPLFLNPQNLSLLASNPVSLVSAGGANLQLTADAHQSVVTTAAMPASTISTASKAQ encoded by the exons ATGGCGGACGGAGGAGCAGCGAGTCAAGATGAGAGTTCAGGACCAG ATTCTAAAATGAGTAATCCGTCTGAATCGAGTAAATGTGCAATGGAGAGTGGCGACGGAAACACAG GTGCCCAAACAAATGGACTGGACTTTCAGAGACAGACAGTGCAGACAACAAACGCAATCAccaacgcacacgcacaagctCTGCTCCAACag TTTAAGACGGAGGAGGCTGACGAGCCAGTGGCCTCAAGCCAGACGGGGCCGCTGCCTCAGACCCAGCTCATGCTGGCTGGGGGACAGATCGCTGGA TTGACTCTGACTCCGGCGCAACAGCAGTTATTGCTGCAGCAGGCCCAGGCTCAGTTGCTGGCGGCGGCCGTGCAGCACTCAGCCAGCCAGCAGAGCAGCACCAGCGGGGCCAACATCTCTGCCTCCGCAGCCACACCCATCACCCAGATCCCCCTGTCCCAACCCATCCAGATCACGCCT ggatgggatatgcagcagctgcagcagcttcAGCAGCAGAACCCCAACCTGCAGCAGTTTGTGCTGGTGCAGCCGGGGCTGCCAATCGCCACCCAGCTGCAGCCGGCGCAGTTCATCATCTCCCAGACGCCGCAGGGCCAGCAAA CTCCCTTCTTCTCCAATCATCAATTAGGTCTCCTGCAGGCCTCCAACCTACTAACACAACTACCTCAAAGCCAAGCCAACCTCCTGCAGACCCAACCCAGCATCACCCTCGCCACCCAG CCCGCGACCCCAACTCGCACGATAGCAGCTACCCCCATCCAGCCCCTGCCCCTCACCCAGAGTACACCAAAGCGCATGGACACCCCCAGTCTGGAGGAGCCCAGTGACCTGGAGGAGCTTGAGCAGTTCGCCAAGACCTTCAAGCAGAGGAGAATCAAACTGGGCttcactcag GGGGACGTTGGCCTTGCCATGGGAAAGCTTTATGGCAATGACTTTAGCCAAACCACCATCTCTCGATTTGAGGCCTTGAACCTGAGCTTTAAAAACATGTGCAAGTTGAAGCCTCTGCTGGAGAAGTGGCTCAACGATGCAG tgtgtgcagagaaccTGACGTCTGACCAGGCCCTGTCCAGCCCCAGCTCCCTGGGCTCCCCAGGCCTGGGCATGGAGGGGCTGAACCGCCGGCGCAAGAAGAGGACCAGTATCGAGACCAACATCCGTGTGGCCTTAGAGAAGAGCTTTCTAGAG CAGAACCAAAAACCTACCTCTGAGGAGATCACCATGATCGCCGACCAGCTcaacatggagaaggaggtgatCCGCGTATGGTTCTGCAACCGCCggcagaaggagaagaggatCAACCCCcccagcagtggcagcagcgGCACCACCCCCATCAAAGCAATCTTCTCCCCCTCCAATCCCCTG GTGTCCAGCACGGCGAGCCTTGTGAGCAGTAACACACCGACCACACTGACTGTAAACCCAGCTTTGCCTCTCACCAGCACGAGTGTCTCTGGCCTCACCTTCACTGGTAAGATGCCATTCACCTTCGCTG GCACAACCATCACTGCAGCCCCTACCAACACAGCCTCTGTCATCTCTGCTACACCCACCCTGGTAACTACAGCAGCCGCTGCCAGCTCACCCTCACTAAGCCCGTCCCCAACCGGGGCATCACTGCAGACGTCTGTCGGCGACTCGGGCGGCGGGCCCCAGGAGGGTTCTGGCGGGAGCGTGGTGTCCCATGCCCCGACCCCGGCCTGCACGTTGGCGTCGGCTCTGAGCTCGGGCCAGGTGATGGTGGCCGCGCCAGGGCTCTCGGCCGCTCTACAGGGGGCACAGCTCCCCACCAGCGCCAGCCTCGCCGCCATGGCTGCCGCCGCAGGCCTCAACCCCGGCCTCATGGCCTCCTCACAGTTCACCCCTGg GGGGGCCTTGTTGAGTCTGGCACCAGGAGGTTTGGGCAGCGCTCTGAGTCCTGCACTGATGAGCAACAGCACCTTGGCCACTATCCAAG CGTTGGCCTCTAGTGGAACTCTGCCCATCACTTCTCTGGATGGCAGTGGGAACCTGCTGTTTGCCAACGCCAGCGCGGGCAGCACGCCCAACCTGGTGACGGCGCCACTCTTCCTCAACCCGCAGAACCTGTCGCTGCTCGCCAGCAATCCTGTCAGCCTGGTATCTGCCGGCGGTGCCAACCTGCAGCTCACAGCCGATGCCCACCAGAGCGTGGTTACCACAGCCGCTATGCCCGCCTCCACCATAAGCACCGCCTCCAAGGCACAGTAA
- the pou2f1b gene encoding POU domain, class 2, transcription factor 1b isoform X1, with translation MADGGAASQDESSGPDSKMSNPSESSKCAMESGDGNTGAQTNGLDFQRQTVQTTNAITNAHAQALLQQFKTEEADEPVASSQTGPLPQTQLMLAGGQIAGLTLTPAQQQLLLQQAQAQLLAAAVQHSASQQSSTSGANISASAATPITQIPLSQPIQITPGWDMQQLQQLQQQNPNLQQFVLVQPGLPIATQLQPAQFIISQTPQGQQTPFFSNHQLGLLQASNLLTQLPQSQANLLQTQPSITLATQPATPTRTIAATPIQPLPLTQSTPKRMDTPSLEEPSDLEELEQFAKTFKQRRIKLGFTQGDVGLAMGKLYGNDFSQTTISRFEALNLSFKNMCKLKPLLEKWLNDAVCAENLTSDQALSSPSSLGSPGLGMEGLNRRRKKRTSIETNIRVALEKSFLEQNQKPTSEEITMIADQLNMEKEVIRVWFCNRRQKEKRINPPSSGSSGTTPIKAIFSPSNPLVSSTASLVSSNTPTTLTVNPALPLTSTSVSGLTFTGKMPFTFAGTTITAAPTNTASVISATPTLVTTAAAASSPSLSPSPTGASLQTSVGDSGGGPQEGSGGSVVSHAPTPACTLASALSSGQVMVAAPGLSAALQGAQLPTSASLAAMAAAAGLNPGLMASSQFTPGGALLSLAPGGLGSALSPALMSNSTLATIQGVWSALASSGTLPITSLDGSGNLLFANASAGSTPNLVTAPLFLNPQNLSLLASNPVSLVSAGGANLQLTADAHQSVVTTAAMPASTISTASKAQ, from the exons ATGGCGGACGGAGGAGCAGCGAGTCAAGATGAGAGTTCAGGACCAG ATTCTAAAATGAGTAATCCGTCTGAATCGAGTAAATGTGCAATGGAGAGTGGCGACGGAAACACAG GTGCCCAAACAAATGGACTGGACTTTCAGAGACAGACAGTGCAGACAACAAACGCAATCAccaacgcacacgcacaagctCTGCTCCAACag TTTAAGACGGAGGAGGCTGACGAGCCAGTGGCCTCAAGCCAGACGGGGCCGCTGCCTCAGACCCAGCTCATGCTGGCTGGGGGACAGATCGCTGGA TTGACTCTGACTCCGGCGCAACAGCAGTTATTGCTGCAGCAGGCCCAGGCTCAGTTGCTGGCGGCGGCCGTGCAGCACTCAGCCAGCCAGCAGAGCAGCACCAGCGGGGCCAACATCTCTGCCTCCGCAGCCACACCCATCACCCAGATCCCCCTGTCCCAACCCATCCAGATCACGCCT ggatgggatatgcagcagctgcagcagcttcAGCAGCAGAACCCCAACCTGCAGCAGTTTGTGCTGGTGCAGCCGGGGCTGCCAATCGCCACCCAGCTGCAGCCGGCGCAGTTCATCATCTCCCAGACGCCGCAGGGCCAGCAAA CTCCCTTCTTCTCCAATCATCAATTAGGTCTCCTGCAGGCCTCCAACCTACTAACACAACTACCTCAAAGCCAAGCCAACCTCCTGCAGACCCAACCCAGCATCACCCTCGCCACCCAG CCCGCGACCCCAACTCGCACGATAGCAGCTACCCCCATCCAGCCCCTGCCCCTCACCCAGAGTACACCAAAGCGCATGGACACCCCCAGTCTGGAGGAGCCCAGTGACCTGGAGGAGCTTGAGCAGTTCGCCAAGACCTTCAAGCAGAGGAGAATCAAACTGGGCttcactcag GGGGACGTTGGCCTTGCCATGGGAAAGCTTTATGGCAATGACTTTAGCCAAACCACCATCTCTCGATTTGAGGCCTTGAACCTGAGCTTTAAAAACATGTGCAAGTTGAAGCCTCTGCTGGAGAAGTGGCTCAACGATGCAG tgtgtgcagagaaccTGACGTCTGACCAGGCCCTGTCCAGCCCCAGCTCCCTGGGCTCCCCAGGCCTGGGCATGGAGGGGCTGAACCGCCGGCGCAAGAAGAGGACCAGTATCGAGACCAACATCCGTGTGGCCTTAGAGAAGAGCTTTCTAGAG CAGAACCAAAAACCTACCTCTGAGGAGATCACCATGATCGCCGACCAGCTcaacatggagaaggaggtgatCCGCGTATGGTTCTGCAACCGCCggcagaaggagaagaggatCAACCCCcccagcagtggcagcagcgGCACCACCCCCATCAAAGCAATCTTCTCCCCCTCCAATCCCCTG GTGTCCAGCACGGCGAGCCTTGTGAGCAGTAACACACCGACCACACTGACTGTAAACCCAGCTTTGCCTCTCACCAGCACGAGTGTCTCTGGCCTCACCTTCACTGGTAAGATGCCATTCACCTTCGCTG GCACAACCATCACTGCAGCCCCTACCAACACAGCCTCTGTCATCTCTGCTACACCCACCCTGGTAACTACAGCAGCCGCTGCCAGCTCACCCTCACTAAGCCCGTCCCCAACCGGGGCATCACTGCAGACGTCTGTCGGCGACTCGGGCGGCGGGCCCCAGGAGGGTTCTGGCGGGAGCGTGGTGTCCCATGCCCCGACCCCGGCCTGCACGTTGGCGTCGGCTCTGAGCTCGGGCCAGGTGATGGTGGCCGCGCCAGGGCTCTCGGCCGCTCTACAGGGGGCACAGCTCCCCACCAGCGCCAGCCTCGCCGCCATGGCTGCCGCCGCAGGCCTCAACCCCGGCCTCATGGCCTCCTCACAGTTCACCCCTGg GGGGGCCTTGTTGAGTCTGGCACCAGGAGGTTTGGGCAGCGCTCTGAGTCCTGCACTGATGAGCAACAGCACCTTGGCCACTATCCAAGGTGTGTGGAGCG CGTTGGCCTCTAGTGGAACTCTGCCCATCACTTCTCTGGATGGCAGTGGGAACCTGCTGTTTGCCAACGCCAGCGCGGGCAGCACGCCCAACCTGGTGACGGCGCCACTCTTCCTCAACCCGCAGAACCTGTCGCTGCTCGCCAGCAATCCTGTCAGCCTGGTATCTGCCGGCGGTGCCAACCTGCAGCTCACAGCCGATGCCCACCAGAGCGTGGTTACCACAGCCGCTATGCCCGCCTCCACCATAAGCACCGCCTCCAAGGCACAGTAA
- the pou2f1b gene encoding POU domain, class 2, transcription factor 1b isoform X7: MADGGAASQDESSGPDSKMSNPSESSKCAMESGDGNTGAQTNGLDFQRQTVQTTNAITNAHAQALLQQFKTEEADEPVASSQTGPLPQTQLMLAGGQIAGLTLTPAQQQLLLQQAQAQLLAAAVQHSASQQSSTSGANISASAATPITQIPLSQPIQITPGWDMQQLQQLQQQNPNLQQFVLVQPGLPIATQLQPAQFIISQTPQGQQTPFFSNHQLGLLQASNLLTQLPQSQANLLQTQPSITLATQPATPTRTIAATPIQPLPLTQSTPKRMDTPSLEEPSDLEELEQFAKTFKQRRIKLGFTQGDVGLAMGKLYGNDFSQTTISRFEALNLSFKNMCKLKPLLEKWLNDAVCAENLTSDQALSSPSSLGSPGLGMEGLNRRRKKRTSIETNIRVALEKSFLEQNQKPTSEEITMIADQLNMEKEVIRVWFCNRRQKEKRINPPSSGSSGTTPIKAIFSPSNPLVSSTASLVSSNTPTTLTVNPALPLTSTSVSGLTFTGTTITAAPTNTASVISATPTLVTTAAAASSPSLSPSPTGASLQTSVGDSGGGPQEGSGGSVVSHAPTPACTLASALSSGQVMVAAPGLSAALQGAQLPTSASLAAMAAAAGLNPGLMASSQFTPGGALLSLAPGGLGSALSPALMSNSTLATIQGVWSALASSGTLPITSLDGSGNLLFANASAGSTPNLVTAPLFLNPQNLSLLASNPVSLVSAGGANLQLTADAHQSVVTTAAMPASTISTASKAQ, from the exons ATGGCGGACGGAGGAGCAGCGAGTCAAGATGAGAGTTCAGGACCAG ATTCTAAAATGAGTAATCCGTCTGAATCGAGTAAATGTGCAATGGAGAGTGGCGACGGAAACACAG GTGCCCAAACAAATGGACTGGACTTTCAGAGACAGACAGTGCAGACAACAAACGCAATCAccaacgcacacgcacaagctCTGCTCCAACag TTTAAGACGGAGGAGGCTGACGAGCCAGTGGCCTCAAGCCAGACGGGGCCGCTGCCTCAGACCCAGCTCATGCTGGCTGGGGGACAGATCGCTGGA TTGACTCTGACTCCGGCGCAACAGCAGTTATTGCTGCAGCAGGCCCAGGCTCAGTTGCTGGCGGCGGCCGTGCAGCACTCAGCCAGCCAGCAGAGCAGCACCAGCGGGGCCAACATCTCTGCCTCCGCAGCCACACCCATCACCCAGATCCCCCTGTCCCAACCCATCCAGATCACGCCT ggatgggatatgcagcagctgcagcagcttcAGCAGCAGAACCCCAACCTGCAGCAGTTTGTGCTGGTGCAGCCGGGGCTGCCAATCGCCACCCAGCTGCAGCCGGCGCAGTTCATCATCTCCCAGACGCCGCAGGGCCAGCAAA CTCCCTTCTTCTCCAATCATCAATTAGGTCTCCTGCAGGCCTCCAACCTACTAACACAACTACCTCAAAGCCAAGCCAACCTCCTGCAGACCCAACCCAGCATCACCCTCGCCACCCAG CCCGCGACCCCAACTCGCACGATAGCAGCTACCCCCATCCAGCCCCTGCCCCTCACCCAGAGTACACCAAAGCGCATGGACACCCCCAGTCTGGAGGAGCCCAGTGACCTGGAGGAGCTTGAGCAGTTCGCCAAGACCTTCAAGCAGAGGAGAATCAAACTGGGCttcactcag GGGGACGTTGGCCTTGCCATGGGAAAGCTTTATGGCAATGACTTTAGCCAAACCACCATCTCTCGATTTGAGGCCTTGAACCTGAGCTTTAAAAACATGTGCAAGTTGAAGCCTCTGCTGGAGAAGTGGCTCAACGATGCAG tgtgtgcagagaaccTGACGTCTGACCAGGCCCTGTCCAGCCCCAGCTCCCTGGGCTCCCCAGGCCTGGGCATGGAGGGGCTGAACCGCCGGCGCAAGAAGAGGACCAGTATCGAGACCAACATCCGTGTGGCCTTAGAGAAGAGCTTTCTAGAG CAGAACCAAAAACCTACCTCTGAGGAGATCACCATGATCGCCGACCAGCTcaacatggagaaggaggtgatCCGCGTATGGTTCTGCAACCGCCggcagaaggagaagaggatCAACCCCcccagcagtggcagcagcgGCACCACCCCCATCAAAGCAATCTTCTCCCCCTCCAATCCCCTG GTGTCCAGCACGGCGAGCCTTGTGAGCAGTAACACACCGACCACACTGACTGTAAACCCAGCTTTGCCTCTCACCAGCACGAGTGTCTCTGGCCTCACCTTCACTG GCACAACCATCACTGCAGCCCCTACCAACACAGCCTCTGTCATCTCTGCTACACCCACCCTGGTAACTACAGCAGCCGCTGCCAGCTCACCCTCACTAAGCCCGTCCCCAACCGGGGCATCACTGCAGACGTCTGTCGGCGACTCGGGCGGCGGGCCCCAGGAGGGTTCTGGCGGGAGCGTGGTGTCCCATGCCCCGACCCCGGCCTGCACGTTGGCGTCGGCTCTGAGCTCGGGCCAGGTGATGGTGGCCGCGCCAGGGCTCTCGGCCGCTCTACAGGGGGCACAGCTCCCCACCAGCGCCAGCCTCGCCGCCATGGCTGCCGCCGCAGGCCTCAACCCCGGCCTCATGGCCTCCTCACAGTTCACCCCTGg GGGGGCCTTGTTGAGTCTGGCACCAGGAGGTTTGGGCAGCGCTCTGAGTCCTGCACTGATGAGCAACAGCACCTTGGCCACTATCCAAGGTGTGTGGAGCG CGTTGGCCTCTAGTGGAACTCTGCCCATCACTTCTCTGGATGGCAGTGGGAACCTGCTGTTTGCCAACGCCAGCGCGGGCAGCACGCCCAACCTGGTGACGGCGCCACTCTTCCTCAACCCGCAGAACCTGTCGCTGCTCGCCAGCAATCCTGTCAGCCTGGTATCTGCCGGCGGTGCCAACCTGCAGCTCACAGCCGATGCCCACCAGAGCGTGGTTACCACAGCCGCTATGCCCGCCTCCACCATAAGCACCGCCTCCAAGGCACAGTAA
- the pou2f1b gene encoding POU domain, class 2, transcription factor 1b isoform X9: MADGGAASQDESSGPDSKMSNPSESSKCAMESGDGNTGAQTNGLDFQRQTVQTTNAITNAHAQALLQQFKTEEADEPVASSQTGPLPQTQLMLAGGQIAGLTLTPAQQQLLLQQAQAQLLAAAVQHSASQQSSTSGANISASAATPITQIPLSQPIQITPGWDMQQLQQLQQQNPNLQQFVLVQPGLPIATQLQPAQFIISQTPQGQQTPFFSNHQLGLLQASNLLTQLPQSQANLLQTQPSITLATQPATPTRTIAATPIQPLPLTQSTPKRMDTPSLEEPSDLEELEQFAKTFKQRRIKLGFTQGDVGLAMGKLYGNDFSQTTISRFEALNLSFKNMCKLKPLLEKWLNDAVCAENLTSDQALSSPSSLGSPGLGMEGLNRRRKKRTSIETNIRVALEKSFLEQNQKPTSEEITMIADQLNMEKEVIRVWFCNRRQKEKRINPPSSGSSGTTPIKAIFSPSNPLVSSTASLVSSNTPTTLTVNPALPLTSTSVSGLTFTGTTITAAPTNTASVISATPTLVTTAAAASSPSLSPSPTGASLQTSVGDSGGGPQEGSGGSVVSHAPTPACTLASALSSGQVMVAAPGLSAALQGAQLPTSASLAAMAAAAGLNPGLMASSQFTPGGALLSLAPGGLGSALSPALMSNSTLATIQALASSGTLPITSLDGSGNLLFANASAGSTPNLVTAPLFLNPQNLSLLASNPVSLVSAGGANLQLTADAHQSVVTTAAMPASTISTASKAQ, encoded by the exons ATGGCGGACGGAGGAGCAGCGAGTCAAGATGAGAGTTCAGGACCAG ATTCTAAAATGAGTAATCCGTCTGAATCGAGTAAATGTGCAATGGAGAGTGGCGACGGAAACACAG GTGCCCAAACAAATGGACTGGACTTTCAGAGACAGACAGTGCAGACAACAAACGCAATCAccaacgcacacgcacaagctCTGCTCCAACag TTTAAGACGGAGGAGGCTGACGAGCCAGTGGCCTCAAGCCAGACGGGGCCGCTGCCTCAGACCCAGCTCATGCTGGCTGGGGGACAGATCGCTGGA TTGACTCTGACTCCGGCGCAACAGCAGTTATTGCTGCAGCAGGCCCAGGCTCAGTTGCTGGCGGCGGCCGTGCAGCACTCAGCCAGCCAGCAGAGCAGCACCAGCGGGGCCAACATCTCTGCCTCCGCAGCCACACCCATCACCCAGATCCCCCTGTCCCAACCCATCCAGATCACGCCT ggatgggatatgcagcagctgcagcagcttcAGCAGCAGAACCCCAACCTGCAGCAGTTTGTGCTGGTGCAGCCGGGGCTGCCAATCGCCACCCAGCTGCAGCCGGCGCAGTTCATCATCTCCCAGACGCCGCAGGGCCAGCAAA CTCCCTTCTTCTCCAATCATCAATTAGGTCTCCTGCAGGCCTCCAACCTACTAACACAACTACCTCAAAGCCAAGCCAACCTCCTGCAGACCCAACCCAGCATCACCCTCGCCACCCAG CCCGCGACCCCAACTCGCACGATAGCAGCTACCCCCATCCAGCCCCTGCCCCTCACCCAGAGTACACCAAAGCGCATGGACACCCCCAGTCTGGAGGAGCCCAGTGACCTGGAGGAGCTTGAGCAGTTCGCCAAGACCTTCAAGCAGAGGAGAATCAAACTGGGCttcactcag GGGGACGTTGGCCTTGCCATGGGAAAGCTTTATGGCAATGACTTTAGCCAAACCACCATCTCTCGATTTGAGGCCTTGAACCTGAGCTTTAAAAACATGTGCAAGTTGAAGCCTCTGCTGGAGAAGTGGCTCAACGATGCAG tgtgtgcagagaaccTGACGTCTGACCAGGCCCTGTCCAGCCCCAGCTCCCTGGGCTCCCCAGGCCTGGGCATGGAGGGGCTGAACCGCCGGCGCAAGAAGAGGACCAGTATCGAGACCAACATCCGTGTGGCCTTAGAGAAGAGCTTTCTAGAG CAGAACCAAAAACCTACCTCTGAGGAGATCACCATGATCGCCGACCAGCTcaacatggagaaggaggtgatCCGCGTATGGTTCTGCAACCGCCggcagaaggagaagaggatCAACCCCcccagcagtggcagcagcgGCACCACCCCCATCAAAGCAATCTTCTCCCCCTCCAATCCCCTG GTGTCCAGCACGGCGAGCCTTGTGAGCAGTAACACACCGACCACACTGACTGTAAACCCAGCTTTGCCTCTCACCAGCACGAGTGTCTCTGGCCTCACCTTCACTG GCACAACCATCACTGCAGCCCCTACCAACACAGCCTCTGTCATCTCTGCTACACCCACCCTGGTAACTACAGCAGCCGCTGCCAGCTCACCCTCACTAAGCCCGTCCCCAACCGGGGCATCACTGCAGACGTCTGTCGGCGACTCGGGCGGCGGGCCCCAGGAGGGTTCTGGCGGGAGCGTGGTGTCCCATGCCCCGACCCCGGCCTGCACGTTGGCGTCGGCTCTGAGCTCGGGCCAGGTGATGGTGGCCGCGCCAGGGCTCTCGGCCGCTCTACAGGGGGCACAGCTCCCCACCAGCGCCAGCCTCGCCGCCATGGCTGCCGCCGCAGGCCTCAACCCCGGCCTCATGGCCTCCTCACAGTTCACCCCTGg GGGGGCCTTGTTGAGTCTGGCACCAGGAGGTTTGGGCAGCGCTCTGAGTCCTGCACTGATGAGCAACAGCACCTTGGCCACTATCCAAG CGTTGGCCTCTAGTGGAACTCTGCCCATCACTTCTCTGGATGGCAGTGGGAACCTGCTGTTTGCCAACGCCAGCGCGGGCAGCACGCCCAACCTGGTGACGGCGCCACTCTTCCTCAACCCGCAGAACCTGTCGCTGCTCGCCAGCAATCCTGTCAGCCTGGTATCTGCCGGCGGTGCCAACCTGCAGCTCACAGCCGATGCCCACCAGAGCGTGGTTACCACAGCCGCTATGCCCGCCTCCACCATAAGCACCGCCTCCAAGGCACAGTAA